Below is a window of Brassica napus cultivar Da-Ae chromosome A5, Da-Ae, whole genome shotgun sequence DNA.
CTCATGAGAGCTGTAATACTAATACTGTTCTTAAGATAgtaatctttttttgtttattgtagCAGAGTTCTTGATACCATCAGAGACATGGGACAGCTTTTAGCTAGAGCAAGGAAGCAGCTATATGATTGCAACCTGGTGACAAACAAGCTGAGAGCCATGCTCCAAACAGCTGAAGAAGAACTCGTCTCCACACAAACTCATACTACTTTCTTGAACCAGCTAGCTTCCAAATCAATCCCACACGCTATCCACTGCCTCACCATGACCTTGAACCTAGAGTACTCTCTCCTCCCTGCACCAATGAGACACTTCCCAAGAATGGAGAACTTGGAGAATCCAGATCTCTATCACTACGCTCTCTTCTCTGATAATGTTTTGGCTGCATCGGTTGTTGTCAACTCCACAGTCACCAACGCAAACGATCCTTCCCTCCACGTGTTCCACATCGTGACTGATAAACTCAACTTCGGAGCCATGAGCATGTGGTTTCTCCTAAACCCTCCTAAAGAAGCAACGGTCCATGTCCAACGGTTCGAAGATTTCTCTTGGCTCAACTCGTCTTACTCACCAGTACTGAGACAGCTTGAGTCAGAAGCCATGAAGAAGTTTTACTTCAAGACGGAGAGGTCAGAGTCTGCTGAATCAGGAGCAGAGAATCTCAAGTACCGGTACCCTAAGTACCTCTCCATGCTCAACCACCTGAGGTTCTACATCCCCAAGATCTTCCCAAAGCTGGATAAGATCCTGTTTCTTGACGATGACGTGGTTGTTCAGAAGGACTTAGCTCCCTTGTGGTCGGTTGATCTCAAAGGGAAAGTGAATGGTGCAGTAGAGACCTGTGGTGTCACTTTCCATCGCTTAAAGGCTTACTTAAACTTCAGTGATCAACACGTTTCAGAGAAGTTTGATCCGGAGTACTGCGGATGGGCTTATGGGATGAACATCTTCGACCTCAAAGAGTGGAGAAAGCACAACATCACGGAGACGTATCACTTTTGGCAGAACCtggttagtttttttcttcttgactTATCATTCATCTCCAAGTGTGTATGTAGATTTAAGTTTGAAATGGTTATGTTTTGGTTATTGTAGAATGAGAACAGGACGCTGTGGAAGCTTGGGACATTGCCACCGGGGCTCATAACGTTCTATAATCTGACTCTGCCGCTACAGAAGAAATGGCACTTGCTTGGATTGGGTTATAACAGAGAGATCGATGTAAAGAAGATTGAGAGATCAGCTGTGATACATTTCAATGGACACTCGAAGCCATGGACAGAGCTAGGGATCAGCAAGTATCAGCCTTACTGGACAAAGTACACCAATCTTGAGCATCCTTACATCTCTAGCTGCAGGCTGTTGGagtgaagaagagaagaggatCTCGTTATGTACATAAATAACACATGCATGTGAATGATATCTGCAACTATAAAATGTAAATAGGATATGAATACTCCATATGAGTTGATTGTTGCCTTCTTCTTATAGTATTAGTATCTCTCATCCAGTTTCATGTAAAACAActttaacataaaaaaaaaaggaatctctctcacttcttcttctatatGAACGTGAAGGTGGTGTTTTAATTGATGGCCTTGAACATTGACAAACTCACTAAGCGTCACATGCACatgcaaaacaagtaagacAAGGATGGAACAAGTTGTACCTTAGTGCCCATCTCTTGTCTTAACTCCTAAAGTTGTGGCCTCAGAAGCTTCAAGAACATGATAGATAAAAGCACAAATTGCAAAAGAAGCATATCTTAATCtatgataacaaacaaaaaaactaaaacgtATATTGAGTTTGTAAGTAGCCTTAAGTTGCTTCAAAAGGAAAAGGAACTGTAACACCATGAATGATCACAGTTGTCAGAACTATTGAAGCCCACCTGCAGATAAAATTTCAGAAACTTATCACGGATAAATACGTAGAATGAGTTAAAAGAAACTGTGTAAATATAAACATACCAGTTCAAGCCAGTAAAGGAATGAACACCATCTATGTTTATGAGCTCTACTTCTGCCTAAACATAGAGCTAATAAGCTTGTTACTTTACGAATCATTGTATCAGAACTTGGTGAAGCATAAAATACTAGTCACTTAAcaagaacaaataaaaaaaaaacaatttaatctCGTTAACCTTGTCCCTTAACTTAcctgattaaaaactattaaaaaaatctgaGAGACACAAGTACACACAGGTTTTTGAAATCACCACACACACTTGAGCTGACTGACAGTCGGAAGCTACCCAAAACGCACCGTTTCAGCGATAAAAACCTGTGAAAGATAGTGTCTCTAtacttaaaacttaaaaaatggtAACTACTTTACGAATATGGCGGAAAGCAGAGTTACGAATTTGTGAAAGATCATTTCGTTTGAGTGCTTGTCACTCTAGTTAGTTGAAAAAAATCTGGTAAAAGCTCATtactcttctcctttgtctcGTAGTGTTACTTTCTTACTTTTGCTTTTGCTGTTCCAAGCATAACCACCTCGCCGTTGCTTTTACTTCTTTTAGCTCTAGAAATGGCGTCTGCTGCTCTTCGTAGCTTTTCAAGGAGAAAGCTTTCACCAAAATGGTTCTGCAAGACCTCCTCCTCCACAATTCCctctcttgttcttcatcaTGATGTCAAAACTTATAATACTAAGCCCACCACTTTCTCGGATTCAAGTATTCTTCTTTCTCGTAGTTTTCACAGGCAAGTGTTCTTCTTTGAAGACAGAAAGAAAATGACTTTTGCTCAACCATTAGGTGCTTCTGGAGTGTTTCTATGTAGACACATCTCCTCTTCATCCGGCAAACCTGCAGAAGAATCGAGCATAACGCTTGATGCCTTAGGAGATATTGTTGAGGGACTTGTCCCTGAGAAGTCTGTGGAAGCAGCTATTGATGGATGTAGCACTGCAGCATTTGAAAACTTATATTTCCCTCTGAACTGCGTGCAGTATGTGATTAATGGAATCCATGACCTTACCGGCTTCAACTGGTAcccattttatttaaatttggttgGTCTTTTATGTTCTGTTACTGTTTGATGATTTTTCTTACAGTTGTTTGGTCACTACTCTTGTAATATAAAGGTGGATCATGTCGATTGTTCTTACGGCCTTTCTGGTTAATGGACTCATGTCTCCACTCTCTCTGCGGATTGAGAGACAAGTTTGGGAGTTAAaagttattttcttttcttttcttgtgtgCTTTCTCATTGACTTCATTTTTGCTTTTGAACCTTTaactatgttttctttttgtaaattagattttgcGTATGTGTATTCAGAAGGTGAGGAGAGTGATGCAGACATGTGATCCTAAAGGTCTGGCTAAACACAAAAAATGGGAAGCAGAGTGTACACAAAAGTGAGTTTCCTTACACAATGCTTTATATGTTAATTCTGAAAATGTCTTAAATCTCCGGTTTAAAAGCTAACATTGGATGGATGTCTCTCTTTGACTTTCTCTATCTTGTGGTTCAATTATTTACATCAGATTTGGAGAATGTTACAAGTCTTACCGGCGGCTAAGACTTATTGATCCATTCATCATAATCAGCTTCATCAGtggggtaaaaaaaaaaaaaagagaatgagtTTATTTATAATGTTCTCACTCTTGCCTACTTACTCACTATACTTATCTTCAAAACAGATTAATACCATGGCGAAGAAAATCCCAGGGTTTACTGATCTTTTAACTCCAGACATCTTTTACATCTTACCTCTGGTGACAGGCTTAACTTATTGGCTGACAAAACAGGTCTGAGAGATGTTTAATCCAAATGGTTTGACACATAATCCAAACTAACTTTGACATGTTGTTTTTTGATAGGCCACCACCATAAGCTGGACAAATATTTTATCCAGAATGAAGGAACTCCCTCGGTTTTGCCTTTTCTTCATTGTGGTCCAAGCTGTATTTAAATATGAACCAGTAATGCTATGCTCTCAAAGCCTTGATCTGTATCATTGTCTTGAATCCTGTGGTGCGTCTCAGTTTtatgtttatttgttttttgcaGGCAGTCTACATTTACTTGATTACAGATAAAATATCTCTATACATACATGTGTAAGTCCCTCTTCTCTTCTCATTCTCACACTGTCTTTCTTGTTCAATCTAAAACACTaaactcttttttctttttagtcaAATAGCGTGTAGAGATAAGCAGGTGGCAAAGTTGAGAAAGGCACTGGGGATGCCATATGATCCAGTAACGGCCTCTGAGCAGCAAAGGATCATGATAAGTGTTATGAGGGAGTTCATTGACATGGTGAAGACGAAAGGCAAGAAGTGAATCTTCTTTTGCTCTCACGGTCTCTCTGCATTAGTCTTCAAATAGTTGACTACTGTCTGTATTCATCTTACAACTTATGGTACCTGTTTTTAGTTTCTGAACCTATCTCTTAGTGAAGACTTTACTTTAAAACAGCATCCTCTCTAGATTTCCATGCATGGTTCTTGTCTATGCCAACACTATATATTGGGGCCTTGTTTTGcaatatttgtttattaaaaaatggaGCCATAAAAGCTAAAGAAAAAGATAATTGTTAACAAATTAAATGGACCATGTGCAAATGGTTACACAATTATTTGAAATCACTATGGAAGCAGTACTTGGCTCCAAGGATAGACATTCTTTACTTCTATATGCACACAACATTAGGTTTCATCCATAGGAAACTCAGGATCAGCTGGTTTCTGAGGCAACAAAGATAGCA
It encodes the following:
- the LOC111215537 gene encoding putative galacturonosyltransferase 2 isoform X2; the encoded protein is MLDALNGTATTSDSDTFSIDAIRKKEPSLSWRVEDEVESSEDKMVNNFGHGTWTREGGGQVLNDTPEKLYQRRMRQERREKRAKDLMKKDNHQALEKAAIQRSRSIDSVAPGNYSIWRNEYHKSKNFEDLLRLMQDQIIMVRVYTSLAKMTNNLALHKELEAKLAKMEEEQEESINIDQQQSRVLDTIRDMGQLLARARKQLYDCNLVTNKLRAMLQTAEEELVSTQTHTTFLNQLASKSIPHAIHCLTMTLNLEYSLLPAPMRHFPRMENLENPDLYHYALFSDNVLAASVVVNSTVTNANDPSLHVFHIVTDKLNFGAMSMWFLLNPPKEATVHVQRFEDFSWLNSSYSPVLRQLESEAMKKFYFKTERSESAESGAENLKYRYPKYLSMLNHLRFYIPKIFPKLDKILFLDDDVVVQKDLAPLWSVDLKGKVNGAVETCGVTFHRLKAYLNFSDQHVSEKFDPEYCGWAYGMNIFDLKEWRKHNITETYHFWQNLNENRTLWKLGTLPPGLITFYNLTLPLQKKWHLLGLGYNREIDVKKIERSAVIHFNGHSKPWTELGISKYQPYWTKYTNLEHPYISSCRLLE
- the LOC111215537 gene encoding putative galacturonosyltransferase 2 isoform X1; the protein is MVNNFGHGTWTREGGGQVLNDTPEKLYQRRMRQERREKRAKDLMKKDNHQALEKAAIQRSRSIDSVAPGNYSIWRNEYHKSKNFEDLLRLMQDQIIMVRVYTSLAKMTNNLALHKELEAKLAKMEEEQEESINIDQQQRVLDTIRDMGQLLARARKQLYDCNLVTNKLRAMLQTAEEELVSTQTHTTFLNQLASKSIPHAIHCLTMTLNLEYSLLPAPMRHFPRMENLENPDLYHYALFSDNVLAASVVVNSTVTNANDPSLHVFHIVTDKLNFGAMSMWFLLNPPKEATVHVQRFEDFSWLNSSYSPVLRQLESEAMKKFYFKTERSESAESGAENLKYRYPKYLSMLNHLRFYIPKIFPKLDKILFLDDDVVVQKDLAPLWSVDLKGKVNGAVETCGVTFHRLKAYLNFSDQHVSEKFDPEYCGWAYGMNIFDLKEWRKHNITETYHFWQNLNENRTLWKLGTLPPGLITFYNLTLPLQKKWHLLGLGYNREIDVKKIERSAVIHFNGHSKPWTELGISKYQPYWTKYTNLEHPYISSCRLLE
- the LOC106450510 gene encoding mitochondrial inner membrane protein OXA1-like; this encodes MASAALRSFSRRKLSPKWFCKTSSSTIPSLVLHHDVKTYNTKPTTFSDSSILLSRSFHRQVFFFEDRKKMTFAQPLGASGVFLCRHISSSSGKPAEESSITLDALGDIVEGLVPEKSVEAAIDGCSTAAFENLYFPLNCVQYVINGIHDLTGFNWWIMSIVLTAFLVNGLMSPLSLRIERQVWELKVIFFSFLVCFLIDFIFAFEPLTMFSFCKLDFAYVYSEGEESDADM